The Akkermansia sp. N21116 genome includes a region encoding these proteins:
- a CDS encoding anaerobic ribonucleoside-triphosphate reductase activating protein, whose translation MHQGIEDITPLTLLDYPGKAACILWFGGCNMRCRYCYNADLAKGCKAKAAFPSHLREKSLEEFLKTRAGFLDGVVLSGGECSLCPDLPEICRLAQSLGYEVKMDTNGTRPDTVRFLVEQGLVNYIALDYKAPSDEFANITGGCSANLFAAFGKTLQYLIGSEFPFEVRTTVHPDLLDEKAVGRIIKDLAARGYRGTYYLQHYFHTDHNMDQLERPVRAFDPGKLPGNIPVVLRHFKTEPDK comes from the coding sequence ATGCATCAGGGCATTGAGGACATTACTCCGCTCACCCTTCTGGACTACCCGGGGAAGGCGGCCTGCATCCTGTGGTTCGGCGGCTGCAACATGCGCTGCCGGTACTGCTACAACGCAGACCTGGCGAAAGGCTGTAAGGCGAAGGCAGCCTTTCCCAGCCATCTCCGGGAAAAATCTCTGGAAGAATTCCTGAAGACACGTGCAGGATTCCTCGACGGAGTCGTCCTATCGGGCGGAGAATGTTCTCTCTGCCCTGATCTTCCGGAAATATGCCGGCTTGCTCAATCCCTCGGATACGAGGTGAAAATGGATACAAACGGTACCCGCCCCGACACCGTTCGATTCCTTGTCGAACAGGGCCTTGTCAACTACATTGCCCTGGATTACAAAGCTCCGTCCGACGAGTTTGCCAACATCACCGGCGGATGTTCCGCAAACTTGTTCGCCGCTTTCGGCAAAACGTTGCAGTATTTAATCGGCAGCGAATTCCCCTTTGAAGTCCGAACGACAGTCCATCCCGACCTCCTTGATGAAAAGGCCGTCGGCAGAATTATCAAGGATCTGGCGGCACGCGGTTACCGCGGTACATATTATCTCCAGCATTACTTCCATACGGATCATAATATGGATCAGCTGGAACGTCCTGTCAGGGCATTCGATCCCGGAAAGCTTCCCGGAAACATTCCAGTCGTATTACGCCATTTCAAGACAGAGCCGGACAAATAG
- a CDS encoding aspartate:alanine exchanger family transporter, which translates to MDQILHQPLIVLFGIIFLGIALGSIQIKGLSLGLSGVLFAALLAGHHGLKIPGGVGSLGLALFVYCVGLSAGNRFFSSLAKQGSKLAILSAIIVGAGAIVTCLFGKLLGVPGGISSGIFAGACTSTPALAAASEVMSTVTGQSSGVSIGYGIAYPFGVVGVVLFVQLIPRLFKFNLTEEARNFKGGSNGGIATKLIRVTREDLNGTNISTCRIMDKIHCRITRIVKDNRLFPLTPRDEFHPGVEILVVGTKKDLRMAADYLGEMCDNPYAIDADHERRELILTSPSYAGKTIKELDLLSNDSIIISRISRLGFTFIPTGSTILQRNDVLTVVGTSEKIDQYAQKIGHRSSAINATDIMSLAFGLCAGIILGMVEVGLPGGASISLGTAGGPLIVALIMGHFGKFGPFVGYIPRPSRVLLQDLGLVFFLADAGIKGGADLVVTVQQYGITVFLMGMLVTCIPMFLAYVIGMRYFKMNILECLGGICGGMTSTPALGAIASKTDSQAPVVSYATAYPVALILMTLGAKTIISVLGA; encoded by the coding sequence ATGGACCAAATCCTCCACCAACCACTCATCGTCCTGTTCGGAATCATCTTTCTGGGGATTGCCTTGGGCAGCATCCAAATCAAAGGGCTTTCCCTGGGGCTCTCAGGAGTTCTGTTTGCTGCGCTGCTGGCTGGTCACCATGGTTTGAAAATCCCCGGAGGAGTCGGTTCCCTCGGTCTGGCCCTCTTTGTGTATTGCGTCGGGTTGAGTGCAGGCAACCGCTTCTTCTCATCCCTGGCCAAACAGGGAAGCAAACTGGCTATTCTCTCCGCTATTATCGTTGGCGCAGGAGCCATCGTCACCTGCCTTTTCGGTAAATTGCTCGGTGTTCCCGGCGGCATATCATCCGGTATTTTTGCCGGAGCCTGTACCAGCACGCCAGCCTTGGCGGCCGCTTCGGAAGTCATGTCGACGGTAACCGGACAATCGTCCGGCGTCAGTATCGGCTACGGCATTGCATATCCCTTCGGCGTAGTCGGAGTCGTCCTGTTCGTACAACTCATTCCCCGTTTGTTCAAATTCAACCTTACGGAAGAAGCCCGCAACTTCAAAGGAGGCTCCAATGGCGGCATTGCCACCAAGCTCATCCGCGTTACGCGTGAAGATCTGAACGGCACCAATATCTCCACTTGCCGGATCATGGACAAAATCCACTGCCGCATTACTCGCATTGTTAAAGACAACCGCCTCTTCCCCCTGACACCCCGGGACGAATTCCACCCCGGTGTGGAAATCCTGGTCGTCGGTACAAAAAAAGACCTTCGCATGGCTGCCGATTACCTCGGTGAAATGTGCGACAACCCCTACGCGATCGATGCCGACCACGAACGCCGGGAACTCATCCTGACCTCGCCGTCCTATGCCGGGAAAACCATCAAGGAACTGGATCTCCTCAGCAACGATAGCATCATCATTTCCCGCATCTCCCGGCTCGGCTTCACTTTTATCCCGACGGGAAGTACCATTCTCCAAAGAAACGACGTACTGACTGTCGTCGGAACTTCTGAAAAAATCGATCAATACGCCCAGAAGATCGGTCACCGCAGCAGTGCCATCAATGCCACCGACATCATGTCCCTCGCATTCGGACTTTGTGCCGGCATCATCCTCGGAATGGTCGAAGTCGGCTTGCCCGGCGGGGCCTCTATTTCCTTGGGTACGGCAGGAGGTCCCCTCATCGTTGCCCTGATCATGGGGCACTTCGGCAAATTCGGGCCGTTCGTCGGATACATCCCCCGCCCGTCCCGGGTGCTCCTGCAGGACCTGGGGCTCGTCTTCTTCCTGGCGGACGCCGGAATCAAAGGCGGCGCCGACCTCGTTGTCACCGTCCAGCAATACGGGATAACGGTCTTCCTGATGGGCATGCTCGTCACCTGCATCCCCATGTTCCTGGCCTACGTCATCGGCATGCGGTACTTCAAGATGAACATTCTGGAATGCCTGGGCGGCATCTGCGGCGGTATGACGTCAACTCCCGCTCTGGGAGCCATCGCCAGCAAGACGGATTCCCAGGCCCCGGTCGTCAGCTATGCCACGGCCTACCCCGTCGCTCTGATTCTGATGACGCTGGGAGCCAAGACTATCATCAGCGTGCTGGGCGCCTAA
- the menB gene encoding 1,4-dihydroxy-2-naphthoyl-CoA synthase — MSTEWIKVKDYTDIKYETTDHGAIAKITINRPEVRNAFRPQTVKELLNAFNLAHEDPKVGVIILTGEGPLAFCSGGDQKVRGDAGYVGDDGVPRLNILDVQRTIRTIPKPVVAMVAGYAVGGGHVLHVVCDLTIAADNAQFGQTGPRVGSFDGGLGSSYLARIVGQKKAREIWYLCRMYNAQQALDMGLVNTVVPLDRLEEETLSWCRQMLQHSPMSLRCLKACMNADCDGQMGLLDLAGNATLLYYMSEEAQEGRDAYVQKRKPDFSKFPRLP; from the coding sequence ATGAGTACAGAATGGATCAAGGTTAAAGATTACACGGATATCAAATACGAGACGACCGATCACGGCGCCATTGCCAAAATCACCATCAACAGACCGGAAGTCCGCAACGCATTCCGCCCCCAGACTGTCAAGGAACTGCTCAATGCTTTCAACCTGGCTCATGAAGATCCCAAAGTCGGCGTCATCATCCTGACCGGAGAAGGCCCGCTCGCCTTCTGTTCCGGAGGAGACCAAAAGGTACGAGGCGATGCCGGCTACGTCGGTGATGATGGAGTTCCCCGTTTGAACATCCTTGATGTCCAGCGCACCATCCGCACCATCCCCAAACCCGTAGTTGCCATGGTAGCCGGCTATGCCGTCGGAGGCGGACACGTCCTGCATGTCGTCTGTGACTTGACGATTGCCGCGGACAACGCCCAATTCGGTCAGACCGGCCCCCGTGTCGGTTCATTTGACGGAGGATTGGGTTCCTCATACCTCGCCCGCATTGTCGGGCAAAAAAAAGCCCGTGAAATCTGGTATCTCTGTCGCATGTACAATGCTCAGCAGGCATTGGACATGGGGCTGGTCAATACGGTTGTCCCGTTGGATCGACTGGAAGAAGAAACCCTCTCCTGGTGCCGTCAGATGCTTCAGCACAGCCCAATGTCCCTTCGTTGCCTGAAGGCCTGCATGAATGCCGACTGCGACGGGCAAATGGGCTTGCTTGACCTTGCCGGCAACGCCACACTCCTCTACTATATGAGCGAAGAAGCCCAGGAAGGCCGTGACGCCTACGTCCAGAAACGGAAACCCGACTTCAGCAAATTCCCCCGCCTGCCCTGA